The following proteins come from a genomic window of Kitasatospora sp. NBC_01246:
- a CDS encoding gamma-glutamyl-gamma-aminobutyrate hydrolase family protein, protein MDRRPFIGVSTYQVDVSWSDWRNRPVALVPERYTAYVRDSGGIALLLPPDSPERAPEVLARLDALVITGGPDIDPAYYGQPPHPLTEADSPERDQWESALLRAALAAGMPLLGICRGMQVLNVVCGGSLVQHLPDVVHPDVHAGTPGTYGEHTVRPVPGTLLGGLLPESELTVPTFHHQAVDRLGAGLRVSAHAPDGTVEAVEGPGFTLGVQWHPEQGDDLRVMQALVRAATAARTVPLEPVGALG, encoded by the coding sequence ATGGATCGCAGGCCTTTCATCGGCGTCAGCACCTACCAGGTGGACGTGAGTTGGAGCGACTGGCGGAACCGCCCGGTGGCACTGGTGCCCGAGCGGTACACCGCGTACGTGCGGGATTCGGGCGGGATCGCGCTCCTGCTGCCGCCGGACTCCCCGGAGCGCGCGCCGGAGGTGCTCGCCCGGCTGGACGCCCTGGTCATCACGGGCGGACCGGACATCGACCCGGCGTACTACGGGCAGCCGCCGCACCCGCTGACCGAGGCGGACTCGCCGGAGCGGGACCAGTGGGAGTCGGCGCTGCTGCGGGCGGCCCTGGCGGCGGGCATGCCGCTGCTGGGCATCTGCCGGGGCATGCAGGTGCTGAACGTGGTCTGCGGCGGCTCGCTCGTCCAGCACCTCCCGGACGTGGTGCACCCCGACGTGCACGCCGGGACGCCCGGCACGTACGGGGAGCACACGGTGCGGCCGGTGCCCGGGACGCTCCTCGGCGGACTGCTGCCGGAGAGCGAACTGACCGTGCCGACCTTCCACCACCAGGCGGTGGACCGGCTCGGCGCGGGGCTGCGGGTGAGCGCGCACGCGCCGGACGGCACCGTGGAGGCGGTGGAGGGACCCGGGTTCACCCTCGGGGTGCAGTGGCACCCCGAGCAGGGGGACGACCTGCGGGTGATGCAGGCCCTGGTCCGGGCTGCGACGGCGGCCCGGACGGTCCCGCTGGAGCCGGTCGGCGCGCTCGGTTAG
- a CDS encoding cation diffusion facilitator family transporter: MAGHDHSHDDHAHDHRHGDGPARSGHGGHGHGAHGHGGHSHGVAADADRRWLVSALALIVVFMAGEVVVGFAAGSLALISDAAHMLTDAASIVLALVAMRLSARPARGGYTYGLKRAEILSAQANGVTLLVLSAWLGYEAVTRLIDPPDVTGSLVLVTALIGIVVNLAAAWCMSKANRSSLNVEGAFQHVVTDLYAFIATAVAGAVMLTTGFARADAIASLIVVALMLKAGIGLVRASGRIFLEAAPAGVDPDAVADRLVAQPLVEEIHDLHIWEITSGQPALSAHILVTPGGDCHAVRRELQRRLAGEYGITHSTLQVDHVGEDEAGALLQITTPAGDLPEHCADSHGPVHRAGPHEH; encoded by the coding sequence ATGGCCGGGCACGACCACTCCCACGATGATCATGCGCATGACCACCGGCACGGCGACGGGCCCGCGCGGAGCGGGCACGGCGGGCACGGTCACGGCGCGCACGGTCACGGCGGGCACTCGCACGGCGTGGCCGCCGACGCCGACCGACGCTGGCTGGTGAGCGCCCTCGCGCTGATCGTGGTGTTCATGGCCGGCGAGGTGGTGGTCGGCTTCGCCGCCGGGTCGCTGGCGCTGATCTCCGACGCGGCGCACATGCTCACCGACGCCGCCTCGATCGTGCTGGCCCTGGTGGCGATGCGGCTGTCCGCCCGCCCGGCCCGCGGCGGCTACACCTACGGGCTCAAGCGCGCCGAGATCCTCTCCGCCCAGGCGAACGGCGTCACCCTGCTGGTCCTCTCGGCCTGGCTGGGCTACGAGGCCGTCACCCGGCTGATCGACCCGCCGGACGTGACCGGCTCGCTGGTGCTGGTCACCGCGCTGATCGGGATCGTGGTCAACCTGGCCGCCGCCTGGTGCATGTCCAAGGCCAACCGCAGCTCGCTCAACGTCGAGGGTGCCTTCCAGCACGTGGTCACCGACCTCTACGCGTTCATCGCCACCGCCGTCGCCGGCGCGGTGATGCTGACCACCGGGTTCGCCCGGGCGGACGCGATCGCCTCGCTGATCGTGGTGGCGCTGATGCTGAAGGCCGGCATCGGCCTGGTCCGCGCCTCCGGGCGGATCTTCCTGGAGGCCGCCCCGGCCGGCGTCGACCCGGACGCGGTGGCGGACCGGCTGGTCGCCCAGCCGCTGGTGGAGGAGATCCACGACCTGCACATCTGGGAGATCACCTCCGGCCAGCCGGCCCTGTCGGCGCACATCCTGGTCACCCCGGGCGGTGACTGCCACGCCGTCCGCCGGGAGCTGCAGCGCCGGCTGGCGGGCGAGTACGGGATCACCCACAGCACCCTCCAGGTCGACCACGTCGGCGAGGACGAGGCGGGCGCGCTGCTGCAGATCACCACCCCCGCCGGCGACCTCCCCGAGCACTGCGCCGACTCGCACGGCCCGGTCCACCGCGCCGGACCGCACGAGCACTGA
- a CDS encoding 5'-3' exonuclease, whose protein sequence is MLLDSASLYFRAYYGVPDSLRSPQGEPVNAVRGLLDFIARLVQDHRPDQLVACMDADWRPQWRVDLVPSYKTHRVAEAAVDGEEEVPDTLAPQVPVIEQVLDALGIARVGSPGYEADDVIGTLTARAEGPVQIVTGDRDLFQLVDDARGITVLYPVKGMGNLQVTDDALLLEKYGVRGARYADMAALRGDPSDGLPGVKGIGEKTAAQLINEYGDLPAIRAAALDIRSKLTPARRRNIVEGAAYLDVAPTVVRVAADAPLPPFDPALPREPLDPMTLEELSARWGLGTSLERVLAVLAAR, encoded by the coding sequence ATGCTGCTCGACTCCGCCAGCCTGTACTTCCGGGCCTACTACGGCGTGCCGGACTCCCTGCGCTCCCCGCAGGGCGAACCGGTCAACGCCGTCCGGGGCCTGCTGGACTTCATCGCCCGACTGGTCCAGGACCACCGGCCCGACCAGCTGGTCGCCTGCATGGACGCCGACTGGCGCCCCCAGTGGCGGGTCGACCTCGTGCCCTCCTACAAGACGCACCGGGTCGCCGAGGCGGCCGTCGACGGCGAGGAGGAGGTGCCGGACACGCTCGCCCCGCAGGTACCGGTGATCGAGCAGGTGCTGGACGCGCTCGGCATCGCCCGGGTCGGCTCCCCCGGCTACGAGGCGGACGACGTGATCGGCACCCTCACCGCCCGGGCCGAGGGCCCGGTGCAGATCGTCACCGGGGACCGCGACCTCTTCCAGCTGGTCGACGACGCCCGCGGGATCACCGTGCTCTACCCGGTCAAGGGGATGGGGAACCTCCAGGTCACCGACGACGCGCTGCTGCTGGAGAAGTACGGCGTGCGCGGCGCCCGGTACGCCGACATGGCCGCCCTGCGCGGCGATCCCAGCGACGGCCTGCCCGGCGTCAAGGGGATCGGCGAGAAGACGGCCGCCCAGCTGATCAACGAGTACGGCGACCTCCCGGCGATCCGGGCCGCCGCCCTCGACATCCGCTCGAAGCTCACCCCGGCCCGCCGGCGCAACATCGTCGAGGGCGCGGCCTACCTGGACGTCGCCCCGACCGTGGTCCGGGTCGCCGCCGACGCGCCGCTGCCGCCCTTCGACCCGGCCCTGCCGCGCGAGCCGCTGGACCCGATGACCCTGGAGGAGCTCTCCGCCCGCTGGGGCCTCGGCACCTCCCTGGAGCGCGTCCTGGCCGTCCTCGCGGCGCGCTGA
- a CDS encoding DEAD/DEAH box helicase, with amino-acid sequence MNTPEPEQPEDRELSPAEAYAAFRRRAKEQASALYGFQQLYDFPLDDFQLEACRALEGGDGVLVAAPTGSGKTIVGEFAVHLALQSGRKCFYTTPIKALSNQKYGDLVKRYGAAKVGLLTGDNSVNGDAPVVVMTTEVLRNMLYAGSSSLNGLGYVVMDEVHYLADRFRGAVWEEVIIHLPESVVLASLSATVSNAEEFGDWLDTVRGGTKVIVSEHRPVPLWQHVMAGNRMYDLFANPDRDGRPKDAPRNPAKAVNPELVRLARSELDRNPRDRFGRGRGRSMPNGRPGKVWTPGRVDVIDRLDAEGLLPAITFIFSRAGCEAAVQQCLSSGLRLNKEEDRGRVRAIVEERCADIPDEDLHVLGYFEWLDGLERGIAAHHAGMLPRFKEVVEELFVKGLVKAVFATETLALGINMPARSVVMEKLVKWNGETHADITPGEYTQLTGRAGRRGIDIEGHAVVLWQRGLDPEALAGLAGTRTYPLKSSFRPSYNMAVNLVSQFGRHRSRELLETSFAQFQADRSVVGIARQVQRNEEGLDGYRASMTCHLGDFDEYMGLRHQLKDRENELAREGSSQRRAAAVESIEQLKPGDVIHVPTGKFAGLALVLDPGLPPVSRNGRVGSRHPDFQDGPRPVVLTAERQVKRLAMIDFPHPVAALERVRIPKSFNPRSPQSRRDLASALRTKAGHLEPERFRKGRAAAADDAEISRLRAALRQHPCHGCDEREDHARWAERYHRLHRDTEQLERRMRSRTHTIARTFDRVCGLLTDLGYLRGDTVTDDGKRLGRLYGELDLLASECIREGVWSGLAAAELAACASALVYESRQSDDAAAPRVPEGGTKEALGQMIRIWGHLDALEEQHRINTAEGVGQREPDVGFAWAAYRWALGHNLDSVLRDADMPAGDFVRWTKQLIDVLGQIQDAAGEDAELRRTARKAVDGLRRGIIAYSSVG; translated from the coding sequence ATGAACACCCCTGAGCCCGAGCAGCCCGAAGACCGGGAGCTCAGCCCCGCCGAGGCGTACGCGGCCTTCCGCCGCCGGGCCAAGGAGCAGGCCAGCGCCCTGTACGGCTTCCAGCAGCTCTACGACTTCCCGCTGGACGACTTCCAGCTGGAGGCCTGCCGGGCGCTGGAGGGCGGCGACGGCGTGCTGGTCGCCGCGCCCACCGGCTCCGGCAAGACGATCGTCGGCGAGTTCGCCGTGCACCTCGCCCTCCAGTCCGGGCGCAAGTGCTTCTACACCACGCCCATCAAGGCGCTCTCGAACCAGAAGTACGGGGACCTGGTCAAGCGCTACGGCGCGGCCAAGGTCGGCCTGCTGACCGGTGACAACAGCGTCAACGGGGACGCCCCCGTGGTGGTCATGACCACCGAAGTGCTGCGCAACATGCTCTACGCCGGCTCCTCCTCGCTCAACGGCCTCGGCTACGTGGTGATGGACGAGGTGCACTACCTCGCCGACCGCTTCCGCGGCGCCGTCTGGGAGGAGGTCATCATCCACCTCCCCGAGTCGGTGGTGCTGGCCTCGCTCTCCGCGACCGTCTCCAACGCCGAGGAGTTCGGCGACTGGCTGGACACCGTGCGCGGCGGCACCAAGGTGATCGTCTCCGAACACCGCCCGGTGCCGCTGTGGCAGCACGTCATGGCCGGCAACCGGATGTACGACCTGTTCGCCAACCCGGACCGCGACGGCCGCCCCAAGGACGCCCCGCGCAACCCGGCCAAGGCTGTCAACCCCGAGCTGGTCCGGCTCGCCCGCTCCGAGCTGGACCGCAACCCGCGCGACCGGTTCGGCCGCGGCCGGGGCCGCTCGATGCCCAACGGCCGCCCGGGCAAGGTCTGGACGCCCGGCCGGGTCGACGTCATCGACCGGCTCGACGCCGAGGGCCTGCTCCCCGCGATCACCTTCATCTTCAGCCGGGCCGGCTGCGAGGCCGCCGTCCAGCAGTGCCTCAGCTCCGGGCTGCGCCTCAACAAGGAGGAGGACCGGGGCCGGGTGCGGGCCATCGTCGAGGAGCGCTGCGCCGACATCCCCGACGAGGACCTGCACGTCCTCGGCTACTTCGAGTGGCTCGACGGGCTGGAGCGCGGCATCGCCGCCCACCACGCGGGGATGCTGCCGCGGTTCAAGGAGGTGGTCGAGGAGCTCTTCGTGAAGGGTCTGGTCAAGGCCGTCTTCGCGACCGAGACACTGGCCCTCGGCATCAACATGCCCGCCCGCTCGGTGGTCATGGAGAAGCTGGTCAAGTGGAACGGCGAGACGCACGCCGACATCACCCCCGGCGAGTACACCCAGCTCACCGGCCGGGCCGGCCGCCGCGGGATCGACATCGAGGGCCACGCCGTGGTGCTCTGGCAGCGCGGGCTCGACCCGGAGGCGCTGGCCGGCCTGGCCGGCACCCGCACCTACCCGCTGAAGTCGTCCTTCCGGCCCTCGTACAACATGGCCGTCAACCTGGTCTCGCAGTTCGGCCGGCACCGCTCCCGCGAGCTGCTGGAGACGTCCTTCGCGCAGTTCCAGGCGGACCGCTCGGTGGTCGGCATCGCCCGCCAGGTCCAGCGCAACGAGGAGGGCCTGGACGGCTACCGCGCGTCCATGACCTGCCACCTGGGCGACTTCGACGAGTACATGGGCCTGCGCCACCAGCTCAAGGACCGCGAGAACGAGCTGGCCCGCGAGGGCAGCAGCCAGCGCCGCGCGGCCGCCGTCGAGTCCATCGAGCAGCTCAAGCCGGGCGACGTCATCCACGTCCCCACCGGCAAGTTCGCCGGTCTCGCGCTCGTCCTCGACCCGGGCTTGCCGCCGGTCAGCCGCAACGGCCGGGTCGGCTCGCGCCACCCCGACTTCCAGGACGGCCCGCGCCCGGTGGTGCTCACCGCCGAGCGGCAGGTCAAGCGGCTCGCCATGATCGACTTCCCGCACCCGGTCGCCGCCCTGGAGCGGGTGCGCATCCCCAAGTCCTTCAACCCGCGCAGCCCGCAGTCCCGGCGCGACCTCGCCTCCGCGCTGCGCACCAAGGCCGGCCACCTGGAGCCCGAGCGGTTCCGCAAGGGCCGCGCGGCCGCCGCCGACGACGCGGAGATCAGCCGGCTGCGCGCCGCCCTGCGCCAGCACCCGTGCCACGGCTGCGACGAGCGCGAGGACCACGCGCGCTGGGCCGAGCGCTACCACCGGCTGCACCGCGACACCGAGCAGCTGGAGCGCCGGATGCGCTCCCGCACCCACACCATCGCCCGCACCTTCGACCGGGTCTGCGGCCTGCTCACCGACCTCGGCTACCTCCGGGGCGACACCGTCACCGACGACGGCAAGCGGCTCGGCCGGCTCTACGGCGAGCTGGACCTGCTCGCCTCCGAGTGCATCCGCGAGGGCGTCTGGAGCGGTCTGGCCGCCGCCGAGCTGGCGGCCTGCGCCTCGGCGCTGGTCTACGAGTCCCGGCAGTCCGACGACGCCGCCGCCCCCCGGGTGCCCGAGGGCGGCACCAAGGAGGCACTCGGCCAGATGATCCGGATCTGGGGCCACCTGGACGCCCTGGAGGAGCAGCACCGGATCAACACCGCCGAGGGCGTCGGGCAGCGCGAGCCGGACGTCGGCTTCGCCTGGGCCGCGTACCGCTGGGCCCTCGGCCACAACCTGGACTCGGTGCTGCGCGACGCCGACATGCCGGCCGGTGACTTCGTCCGCTGGACCAAGCAGCTGATCGACGTGCTCGGCCAGATCCAGGACGCCGCCGGCGAGGACGCCGAGCTCCGCCGGACGGCCCGCAAGGCCGTCGACGGCCTCCGCCGCGGCATCATCGCCTACTCCTCGGTGGGCTGA
- a CDS encoding ArsR/SmtB family transcription factor has product MAVALYQAKAEFFRMLGHPVRIRVLELLQAGPTPVRDLLAELAIEPSSLSQQLAVLRRSGIVTATREGSTVVYALSGTEVADLLLTARRILTGLIAEQSVLLAELRAGAD; this is encoded by the coding sequence GTGGCGGTCGCGCTGTACCAGGCCAAGGCCGAGTTCTTCCGGATGCTCGGCCACCCCGTCCGGATCCGGGTGCTGGAATTACTGCAGGCCGGACCGACGCCCGTCCGCGACCTGCTGGCCGAGCTGGCGATCGAACCGTCCAGCCTCTCCCAGCAACTCGCCGTGCTGCGCCGGTCCGGCATCGTCACCGCCACCCGGGAGGGCAGCACGGTGGTGTACGCGCTGTCCGGTACCGAGGTCGCCGACCTGCTGCTCACCGCCCGGCGGATCCTCACCGGGCTGATCGCCGAGCAGAGCGTCCTGCTCGCCGAACTCCGCGCCGGCGCCGACTGA
- a CDS encoding S9 family peptidase, translating to MTLTDPFLDLSARTGRFGHGAPRAITLSEDGTRLLLLRSAGPQDRVDRLHLLDLATGEERLVADPAVLAPGRGGDRDDLPAVERRLRERTRLTAAGIATFAATADLAVAVFTLDGRLFRADTTAGTCAELPVTGPAFDPRPDPAGHRVAYVADDALHVTPAPAPLSPADGARWGVAEFAAAEELGRARGHWWRPDGGALLATRVDEAALPRRYFADPAHPDERPEDFAYPQAGGPNADVQLWVLDLDGARTRLRWDAEAFPYLCAAEWAGTGEVLLTVADRLQQNVLLLTADPATGTTRELSRTTDEFWVDDLPGTPARLDGGRLLTAHDTPAARGLAVDGKPLDTTGLQIRRVVGRLRGRLLCETGQGDPADQYVHLVDPDGGAPEPVSSGPGVHSALAAADTLLLVSAGPDGVRRRLTGPWGEAAPTDLSAALPYRVEPRLARVTEHGLPTAVVYPRGHLPGRRLPVLLDVYGGPGYQAVANEPRRWQLRQWWADQGFAVVTTDNRGTPFVSPAFTRAIFRRFSAAALEDQVAALHALAADHPDLDLGRVGVRGWSYGGYFAALAVLRRPDVFHAACAGAPPTDFRRYDTAYTERYLDLPQHNPEGYAADCLIDDAPSLTRPLLLIHGLADDNVHPSHTLLLSQALTRAGRPHSVLPLPGVTHMTPDGVGEQVTAAELAFLRGALG from the coding sequence GTGACCCTCACCGATCCCTTCCTCGACCTCAGCGCCCGCACCGGCCGCTTCGGCCACGGCGCCCCGCGCGCGATCACCCTCAGCGAGGACGGCACCCGACTGCTGCTGCTCCGCTCGGCCGGCCCGCAGGACCGGGTCGACCGGCTCCACCTCCTCGACCTCGCCACCGGCGAGGAACGCCTGGTCGCCGACCCCGCCGTGCTCGCTCCGGGCCGCGGCGGTGACCGCGACGACCTACCCGCCGTCGAGCGGCGGCTGCGCGAACGGACCAGGCTGACCGCCGCCGGCATCGCCACCTTCGCCGCCACCGCCGACCTCGCGGTCGCCGTGTTCACCCTGGACGGGCGGCTGTTCCGCGCCGACACCACCGCCGGCACCTGCGCCGAACTCCCGGTGACCGGACCGGCCTTCGACCCGCGCCCCGACCCGGCCGGCCACCGCGTCGCCTACGTCGCCGACGACGCCCTCCACGTCACCCCGGCGCCCGCGCCGCTGAGTCCCGCCGACGGCGCCCGCTGGGGCGTCGCCGAGTTCGCCGCCGCCGAGGAGCTGGGCCGCGCCCGGGGCCACTGGTGGCGCCCGGACGGCGGCGCGCTGCTGGCCACCCGGGTGGACGAAGCCGCCCTGCCCCGGCGCTACTTCGCCGACCCGGCCCACCCGGACGAGCGGCCCGAGGACTTCGCCTACCCGCAAGCCGGCGGGCCCAACGCGGACGTCCAGCTCTGGGTCCTCGACCTGGACGGCGCCCGGACCCGGCTGCGCTGGGACGCCGAGGCGTTCCCCTACCTCTGCGCGGCCGAGTGGGCCGGCACCGGGGAGGTCCTGCTCACCGTCGCCGACCGCCTCCAGCAGAACGTGCTGCTGCTCACCGCCGACCCGGCCACCGGCACCACCCGTGAACTCTCCCGCACCACCGACGAGTTCTGGGTGGACGACCTGCCCGGCACCCCCGCCCGGCTGGACGGCGGCCGGCTGCTCACCGCCCACGACACCCCCGCCGCCCGCGGCCTGGCCGTGGACGGCAAGCCGCTGGACACCACCGGCCTGCAGATCCGCCGGGTGGTCGGGCGGCTGCGCGGCAGGCTGCTCTGCGAGACCGGCCAGGGCGACCCCGCCGACCAGTACGTCCACCTGGTCGACCCGGACGGCGGCGCCCCCGAGCCGGTCAGCTCCGGCCCCGGCGTGCACTCCGCACTGGCCGCCGCCGACACCCTGCTGCTCGTCTCGGCCGGCCCCGACGGCGTCCGCCGCCGGCTGACCGGCCCCTGGGGCGAGGCGGCGCCCACCGACCTGTCCGCCGCCCTGCCGTACCGGGTCGAACCGCGGCTCGCCCGGGTCACCGAACACGGCCTGCCCACCGCCGTGGTGTACCCGCGCGGCCATCTGCCCGGCCGGCGGCTGCCCGTCCTGCTCGACGTCTACGGCGGCCCGGGCTACCAGGCGGTGGCCAACGAACCGCGCCGCTGGCAGCTCCGCCAGTGGTGGGCCGACCAGGGCTTCGCGGTGGTCACCACCGACAACCGGGGCACCCCGTTCGTCTCCCCCGCCTTCACCCGGGCGATCTTCCGCCGCTTCTCCGCGGCCGCGCTGGAGGACCAGGTCGCCGCGCTGCACGCGCTCGCCGCGGACCACCCCGACCTCGACCTGGGCCGGGTGGGCGTGCGCGGCTGGTCCTACGGCGGGTACTTCGCCGCTCTCGCCGTGCTGCGCCGCCCGGACGTCTTCCACGCCGCCTGCGCGGGCGCGCCGCCCACCGACTTCCGCCGGTACGACACCGCGTACACCGAGCGCTACCTCGACCTGCCGCAGCACAACCCCGAGGGCTACGCGGCGGACTGCCTGATCGACGACGCGCCGTCGCTCACCCGGCCACTGCTGCTGATCCACGGCCTGGCCGACGACAACGTGCACCCCTCGCACACCCTGCTGCTCTCCCAGGCGCTCACCCGGGCGGGCCGCCCGCACAGCGTGCTGCCGCTGCCGGGCGTCACCCACATGACCCCGGACGGGGTGGGCGAGCAGGTCACGGCGGCCGAACTCGCCTTCCTGCGGGGCGCCCTGGGGTAG
- a CDS encoding immune inhibitor A domain-containing protein: MRRLSAALAAALTTSAIAASLLGTPAQAAPPSPALTAAAAAQGAEEGGTEAPPGPLAPQERERQSLRTKALEQVNKGSVAKTSQKRAPARVKIGNDYVQLAQQRTDKVFVILAQFGDQVDNTTEYNGQPRYGGTPGPQHNAIPKPGRSDNHTLWSKDFDRDYYQQLFFDDAPGAVSMRNYYRTQSSGRYDVEGTVSDWVTVPYNEARYGSNKGPQGSGAWTQGQEFVRDAVKAWYDGEVRKGRSAADVKAELAQYDVYDRYDHDKDGEFSQPDGYLDNVIVVHAGVDETWGGGAQGADALWAHRSWAFPDPAGQTGPVGNRIGGAPVGDTGLYVYDYVQGGENSGVGLFAHEFGHNLGLPDLYSTTGGDNSVNFWSLMSSGSYLGKGKNTTGGYPGDLDAWSKLQFGWLDYDEAQAATRSSHALGVSGYNTDQAQAVLVHLPDGTTSTDLADPNQGANHWWSGTGDNLDNSLARTVDLRPVSGPVTLTAAAWYDIEQDYDFLAVEASTDEGKTWKALGGTVDGTPIGNTTANTPGLTGTSGAYRQLSVPLDGYAGQQVRLRFHVTSDNNTHGRGVLVDTVRVAAGATELFADGAENGANGWTATGFSVVTGRTAVTSHPRAYLVENRRYAGYGAFLKTGPYNFGYTGVDGKKDIVDTYPYQEGVLVWLWDTGYGDNNTKDHPGGGLILPVDAHPAPIRFADGTLVNARAQTFDATFSLKRTTGFTLHKAGVPVRIGAEPAVAAFNDRTGVYSDPATPQLGVKVPDTNTKIEVVREAQDGRITTVRVGPAS; encoded by the coding sequence TTGCGCAGACTGTCCGCGGCACTCGCGGCCGCGCTCACCACGAGCGCGATAGCGGCCTCCCTCCTCGGCACCCCCGCCCAGGCCGCTCCCCCCTCCCCCGCCCTCACCGCGGCCGCCGCCGCCCAAGGCGCCGAGGAGGGCGGCACCGAGGCCCCGCCCGGCCCGCTCGCCCCCCAGGAACGCGAGCGCCAGTCGCTTCGCACCAAGGCCCTGGAACAGGTCAACAAGGGCTCCGTGGCCAAGACTTCGCAGAAGCGGGCGCCCGCCAGGGTGAAGATCGGCAACGACTACGTCCAGCTCGCGCAGCAGCGCACGGACAAGGTCTTCGTGATCCTCGCCCAGTTCGGCGACCAGGTGGACAACACCACCGAGTACAACGGGCAGCCCCGCTACGGCGGCACGCCCGGCCCGCAGCACAACGCGATCCCCAAGCCGGGCAGGAGCGACAACCACACGCTCTGGTCCAAGGACTTCGACCGCGACTACTACCAGCAGTTGTTCTTCGACGACGCGCCCGGCGCGGTCTCGATGCGCAACTACTACCGCACCCAGTCCTCCGGCCGCTACGACGTCGAGGGCACGGTCAGCGACTGGGTCACCGTGCCGTACAACGAGGCCCGGTACGGCAGCAACAAGGGCCCCCAGGGGTCCGGCGCCTGGACGCAGGGGCAGGAGTTCGTCCGGGACGCGGTCAAGGCCTGGTACGACGGCGAGGTCCGCAAGGGCCGCTCCGCCGCGGACGTCAAGGCCGAGCTGGCCCAGTACGACGTCTACGACCGCTACGACCACGACAAGGACGGCGAGTTCAGCCAGCCGGACGGCTACCTGGACAACGTCATCGTGGTGCACGCGGGCGTCGACGAGACCTGGGGCGGCGGGGCGCAGGGCGCCGACGCCCTCTGGGCGCACCGCAGTTGGGCCTTCCCGGACCCGGCCGGCCAGACCGGCCCGGTGGGCAACCGGATCGGCGGCGCCCCGGTCGGCGACACCGGCCTGTACGTCTACGACTACGTGCAGGGCGGCGAGAACAGCGGCGTCGGCCTGTTCGCCCACGAGTTCGGCCACAACCTCGGCCTGCCCGACCTGTACAGCACCACCGGCGGCGACAACAGCGTCAACTTCTGGTCGCTGATGTCCTCCGGCTCGTACCTCGGCAAGGGCAAGAACACCACCGGCGGCTACCCCGGTGACCTCGACGCGTGGAGCAAGCTGCAGTTCGGTTGGCTCGACTACGACGAGGCGCAGGCCGCCACCCGCTCCAGCCACGCGCTCGGCGTCAGCGGCTACAACACCGACCAGGCCCAGGCGGTGCTGGTGCACCTGCCCGACGGCACCACCAGCACCGACCTGGCCGACCCGAACCAGGGCGCCAACCACTGGTGGAGCGGGACGGGCGACAACCTGGACAACTCGCTGGCCCGGACGGTCGACCTGCGCCCGGTGAGCGGACCGGTCACGCTGACCGCCGCCGCCTGGTACGACATCGAGCAGGACTACGACTTCCTCGCGGTCGAGGCCTCCACCGACGAGGGGAAGACCTGGAAGGCGCTCGGCGGAACCGTCGACGGCACGCCGATCGGCAACACCACCGCCAACACCCCCGGTCTGACCGGCACGTCCGGCGCCTACCGGCAGCTGTCCGTCCCGCTGGACGGCTACGCGGGGCAGCAGGTCCGGCTGCGCTTCCACGTCACCTCGGACAACAACACCCACGGCCGCGGCGTCCTGGTCGACACCGTCCGGGTCGCCGCCGGCGCCACCGAGCTCTTCGCCGACGGCGCCGAGAACGGGGCCAACGGCTGGACCGCGACCGGGTTCTCGGTGGTCACCGGCCGCACCGCGGTCACCTCGCACCCGCGCGCCTACCTGGTGGAGAACCGCCGGTACGCGGGCTACGGCGCCTTCCTGAAGACCGGCCCGTACAACTTCGGGTACACGGGCGTCGACGGCAAGAAGGACATCGTCGACACCTACCCGTACCAGGAGGGCGTGCTGGTCTGGCTCTGGGACACGGGGTACGGCGACAACAACACCAAGGACCACCCCGGCGGCGGGCTGATCCTGCCGGTCGACGCCCACCCGGCGCCGATCCGGTTCGCCGACGGCACGCTGGTCAACGCCCGCGCGCAGACCTTCGACGCGACCTTCTCGCTGAAGCGGACCACCGGCTTCACCCTGCACAAGGCCGGCGTCCCGGTGCGGATCGGCGCCGAGCCGGCCGTCGCCGCCTTCAACGACCGCACCGGGGTCTACTCCGACCCCGCCACGCCGCAGCTCGGCGTGAAGGTGCCGGACACCAACACCAAGATCGAGGTCGTCCGCGAAGCCCAGGACGGCCGGATCACCACCGTCCGGGTGGGCCCGGCCTCCTGA